A stretch of DNA from Candidatus Neomarinimicrobiota bacterium:
ACGGAGCAGGAAAGCATAGAAGAGGAGCCTAAAGAAGCTCCAAAAAAGAAGAAAAAAAGTATCTGGAACCAACTTGTCGATTCACAGGTCGCCAAGTCGTATTTCAGAACCGGAATTCCCAGAACAAGGCGGACGAGATTGCTCGTTGTACTCAATTCTGTCTGGTTACATCTGCATCCTGCGAGGACCGGCAGACATGCAGTCAGACTGCGTTATACGTGGTGCATGGGGGGGATCACCTTCTTCCTCTTCATGATACTTACGGTCACCGGGATACTTTTGATGTTCTATTACAGGCCTACGGTAGAGTACGCATATATGGATATAATAGATTTACGTGAGCAGGTTCCTCTCGGGATAATGCGAGAGCTTCATAGATGGACGGCGCACTTGATGGTCATCACGGTCTGGCTTCATATGTTCAGG
This window harbors:
- a CDS encoding cytochrome b N-terminal domain-containing protein; translation: MADEKTEQESIEEEPKEAPKKKKKSIWNQLVDSQVAKSYFRTGIPRTRRTRLLVVLNSVWLHLHPARTGRHAVRLRYTWCMGGITFFLFMILTVTGILLMFYYRPTVEYAYMDIIDLREQVPLGIMRELHRWTAHLMVITVWLHMFRVFMTGSYKPPREFNWAVGVILLVLTLLLSFTGYLLPWDQLAIWAVTVGTNMARATPFIGHEGPGSALLQIGDIALVHAGSDIRFALLGGRFVGEATLLRFYVLHCVALPFVAILLMSLHFFRIRKDGNLSGPM